One Aneurinibacillus migulanus genomic region harbors:
- a CDS encoding FMN-binding glutamate synthase family protein, which translates to MENDDFSLWLGAFTATFTAIVCAGIFTIIFARPLIKLVVGRFTKRLMSERYPENIWEMVTAMTRMNPTMVIENSLRADSGKVIERPFGSPRKFLNFDGLIFSPAQLAVLPAHEKEPVDMKVTIGPKAKRPLTLDIPLMSAALGYGIGVSEKVKIAMAKGTAAVGTATNTGEGGFLPEDRANSKYLILQYNSATWSKNPDILKQADAIEIHIGQGASAGAASFIPPEFLEGRARDVLQVPPGEIVVPARHQEINKPQELKPLVNRLRKMTEGVPIGVKICASAILEADLEVAIQGEVDFISIDGGQAGTKGGPPILEDDFGLPTIYALSRAADYLEKRGVKERVSLLIGGGFFNPGECLKALALGADAVFMGTALIWAMTHSQVTKAVPWEPPTQLVFYPGNMTDEFDEEEAAKYLENFFTSCVEEMKVAIRALGKNSWRQVNKDDLVALDEWTSKVTKVPLAYEPYEPITAGQKCSTKERRKWLSFFQKS; encoded by the coding sequence ATGGAAAACGACGATTTTTCACTTTGGCTTGGAGCCTTTACTGCAACATTTACGGCAATTGTTTGTGCGGGGATATTTACCATTATTTTTGCGAGACCTTTAATTAAATTGGTAGTAGGTCGCTTTACGAAACGGTTAATGTCCGAGCGTTACCCCGAAAATATATGGGAAATGGTAACAGCTATGACAAGAATGAATCCAACAATGGTAATTGAAAATAGTCTGCGTGCTGATTCAGGAAAAGTGATTGAAAGGCCGTTTGGCAGTCCACGTAAATTTCTCAACTTTGATGGTCTTATTTTCTCACCTGCCCAGTTGGCTGTGTTGCCTGCCCATGAAAAAGAGCCCGTTGATATGAAGGTCACAATCGGACCAAAGGCAAAAAGACCATTGACTCTTGATATTCCCCTAATGTCGGCTGCTCTAGGATATGGGATCGGCGTGAGCGAAAAGGTGAAAATAGCCATGGCTAAGGGGACTGCTGCTGTTGGCACAGCCACCAATACGGGAGAAGGAGGTTTTTTACCTGAAGATCGAGCTAACTCTAAGTATCTAATCCTTCAATATAATTCGGCAACCTGGTCAAAAAATCCGGACATTCTAAAACAAGCAGATGCAATTGAAATTCATATCGGCCAAGGGGCTAGTGCTGGTGCTGCCAGTTTTATTCCTCCTGAGTTTTTAGAAGGCAGGGCGAGAGATGTTTTACAAGTGCCACCAGGCGAAATTGTAGTGCCTGCCCGCCATCAGGAAATAAATAAACCGCAAGAGCTTAAACCTTTGGTAAATAGGCTTCGTAAAATGACGGAAGGCGTTCCTATTGGAGTTAAGATTTGTGCCAGTGCAATATTGGAAGCGGACTTAGAAGTAGCGATTCAAGGAGAGGTTGATTTTATTAGTATTGATGGAGGACAAGCCGGAACAAAAGGAGGTCCCCCCATCTTAGAAGATGATTTCGGACTTCCTACGATTTATGCCTTATCACGAGCTGCAGATTATCTCGAAAAACGAGGGGTAAAAGAAAGAGTTAGCCTTTTGATTGGAGGAGGATTTTTCAACCCAGGGGAATGTTTAAAAGCACTTGCTTTAGGAGCTGATGCGGTATTTATGGGAACCGCCCTCATATGGGCGATGACCCACAGCCAGGTAACAAAAGCCGTTCCATGGGAACCACCTACGCAACTTGTTTTTTACCCTGGTAATATGACAGATGAATTTGATGAAGAAGAAGCGGCTAAATACTTAGAGAATTTTTTTACTTCTTGTGTTGAAGAAATGAAGGTTGCTATTCGGGCTCTTGGAAAAAATTCATGGCGTCAAGTAAATAAGGATGACTTAGTTGCCCTGGACGAATGGACAAGTAAAGTAACGAAAGTTCCACTTGCTTATGAACCATACGAACCTATTACTGCAGGGCAAAAATGCAGTACAAAAGAACGTAGAAAATGGCTTTCTTTTTTTCAAAAATCGTAA
- a CDS encoding BlaI/MecI/CopY family transcriptional regulator, translating to MKNVQKLSDTEMELMEVIWECDPPVTSTELLRIFAQRGKEWKAQTISTFLSRLVDKGALETTRHGRTNKYVPRISPKDYKLAEAQHVLDGLYQGSVKNLITALYDGDKLSDEDIAELKQWFSGK from the coding sequence ATGAAAAATGTTCAAAAGTTGTCTGACACTGAAATGGAACTCATGGAGGTGATTTGGGAATGTGATCCTCCTGTCACATCGACCGAATTGCTGCGTATTTTCGCTCAACGGGGTAAGGAGTGGAAGGCACAAACGATTTCTACCTTCCTATCGCGGTTGGTGGACAAAGGAGCGCTAGAAACCACAAGGCATGGCCGAACGAACAAGTATGTTCCCCGTATATCGCCGAAAGATTACAAACTAGCCGAGGCACAACATGTATTAGACGGGTTATACCAAGGATCGGTTAAAAACTTAATCACTGCTTTGTATGACGGCGACAAGCTTTCGGACGAAGATATTGCAGAGCTGAAGCAATGGTTTTCAGGAAAGTAG
- a CDS encoding nitroreductase family protein — protein MAKDFYTAIEDRRTIYGLSKEAVVSNERIQEVVNHAVKHTPSAFNSQSARAVVLLGEHHDKLWDLTKETLRKIVPEDQFAPTEEKMNSFRSAYGTVLFFEDENVIKSFQEQFALYKDNFPIWSQQSSGMLQYVVWTALETEGFGASLQHYNPLIDDQVRKEWNIPSNWKLIAQMPFGKPTAPAGDKSFQSLEDRVKVFK, from the coding sequence ATGGCAAAAGATTTTTATACAGCTATAGAAGACAGACGTACGATTTACGGACTTAGTAAAGAAGCTGTCGTTTCAAATGAAAGAATCCAAGAAGTAGTAAATCATGCTGTAAAGCATACCCCTTCCGCATTCAATTCTCAAAGTGCACGAGCAGTTGTTTTACTGGGAGAACACCATGATAAATTATGGGACCTTACAAAAGAAACGTTACGAAAAATTGTTCCTGAAGATCAATTTGCTCCAACTGAAGAAAAAATGAATTCTTTCCGCAGCGCCTATGGCACAGTATTATTCTTTGAAGATGAGAATGTCATCAAATCATTCCAAGAACAGTTTGCTCTATACAAAGACAACTTCCCAATTTGGTCGCAGCAGTCTTCGGGTATGCTCCAATACGTTGTTTGGACGGCATTAGAAACTGAAGGGTTTGGGGCTTCCTTACAGCACTACAATCCACTCATTGATGATCAAGTTAGAAAAGAGTGGAACATTCCAAGCAACTGGAAGCTCATTGCTCAAATGCCGTTTGGGAAGCCAACCGCGCCTGCTGGCGATAAATCCTTCCAATCATTAGAAGACCGCGTTAAAGTATTCAAATAA
- a CDS encoding M56 family metallopeptidase: MSKLLELLVSLSVAGSTVVACILLLQLISPGVFPSKWRYAIGKMAIGLYLLPVALVMQWLLPLFIPKQTTTVPIPELPSSVHEIQPGLPTVAIPELNLSADVALIFLSIWGTGVFTFAMWQVYCYRRFIKKLQQTRSPVPENSEAAKQLTLMKEALGMQSNVRLAYSSAVWSPVLVGLWKPTIYLPMENLANVDMAMVIHHELIHLKRKDLWVKAITLAASALHWFNPLVHILRKDIHTWSELSCDEEVVKEMSYTERKRYGETILNVMTGSRGMPARFFASLSGEGKQLKRRLTLMLNVKKLKKHTIIMSAAAVIAVGTIGTSTAAWAAKVTPKVNTDTNQTIKGTGDSIRYEGVQFLKYSALTPDEQKFVTEKGVRGLYALEGYKRLIPFDELTTDEQRQVTKEDGYYSPESIARLKESNEKYHPGVSVTITHQEDPSIPPGTSMTIRSLTPEERAVLKKREEEARSGGSRKLTPEEIAELKALFPGNTQK, from the coding sequence ATGAGTAAACTTCTGGAACTGCTCGTCTCCCTTTCCGTTGCAGGAAGTACCGTTGTAGCCTGCATTCTCCTGTTGCAGCTTATTTCACCGGGTGTCTTCCCTTCGAAATGGCGATATGCGATTGGAAAAATGGCAATAGGGTTATATCTTTTGCCCGTAGCCCTTGTTATGCAATGGCTTTTGCCACTCTTCATTCCGAAGCAAACGACAACCGTACCTATACCCGAATTACCTTCGAGTGTACATGAAATACAGCCCGGCCTACCCACAGTGGCCATTCCGGAACTGAATCTTTCTGCCGATGTAGCCCTCATCTTTCTGAGTATTTGGGGAACAGGAGTTTTCACTTTTGCCATGTGGCAGGTTTATTGTTATCGCAGGTTTATAAAGAAATTACAGCAAACTCGTTCACCCGTGCCGGAGAATAGCGAAGCAGCCAAACAGCTAACCTTGATGAAGGAAGCTCTCGGCATGCAAAGCAACGTCCGACTTGCTTATAGTTCTGCTGTTTGGAGTCCTGTTCTTGTCGGGCTATGGAAACCGACCATTTATCTCCCTATGGAGAATTTAGCAAATGTGGACATGGCTATGGTGATTCATCATGAGTTGATTCACTTGAAACGAAAAGACTTATGGGTCAAGGCGATTACCTTGGCAGCAAGTGCCCTGCATTGGTTTAATCCCTTGGTTCACATTCTCCGGAAAGACATTCATACGTGGAGTGAACTGTCCTGTGACGAAGAAGTCGTGAAGGAAATGTCCTATACCGAGCGAAAACGATACGGTGAAACGATCCTGAACGTGATGACAGGTTCAAGGGGTATGCCCGCTCGATTTTTCGCTTCCTTATCCGGTGAAGGAAAACAATTGAAAAGGAGATTAACGCTCATGCTTAATGTGAAAAAACTGAAAAAACATACGATAATTATGAGCGCAGCGGCAGTCATTGCTGTTGGAACAATCGGTACATCGACAGCCGCCTGGGCAGCTAAGGTAACACCCAAGGTCAATACTGATACTAATCAAACCATTAAAGGTACAGGTGATTCTATACGATATGAAGGCGTACAATTCTTGAAATACAGTGCTCTTACGCCTGATGAACAAAAATTCGTAACCGAAAAAGGGGTAAGGGGCCTATATGCTCTTGAAGGTTATAAGCGCTTAATACCTTTTGACGAGCTGACAACCGATGAACAAAGACAGGTCACTAAAGAAGATGGGTATTATTCACCTGAGAGCATCGCGAGATTAAAAGAATCTAATGAGAAGTACCATCCTGGAGTATCCGTTACAATAACACATCAAGAAGATCCGTCGATTCCTCCTGGAACTTCAATGACAATAAGGAGTTTGACTCCCGAAGAAAGGGCTGTACTTAAGAAAAGGGAAGAGGAAGCAAGATCAGGGGGCTCAAGGAAACTGACCCCTGAAGAAATAGCTGAGTTAAAAGCTTTGTTTCCCGGAAATACTCAAAAGTGA
- the gdh gene encoding glucose 1-dehydrogenase: MYPDLEGKVVVITGAATGLGKAMGIRFGKEKAKVVVNHRSNETEANAVVEEIKKAGGEAITVKGDVTVESDVINLIQSAVKEFGTLDVMINNAGIENPVASHEMPLSDWNKVINTNLTGAFLGSREAIKYFVEHDIKGTVINMSSVHEKIPWPLFVHYASSKGGIKLMTETLALEYAPKGIRVNNIGPGAINTPINAEKFADPEKRADVESMIPMGYIGKPEEIAAVAAWLASSQASYVTGITLFADGGMTLYPSFQAGRG; this comes from the coding sequence ATGTATCCAGATTTAGAAGGAAAAGTTGTTGTTATTACAGGTGCGGCAACAGGACTCGGGAAAGCGATGGGAATTCGCTTTGGGAAGGAAAAAGCGAAAGTTGTGGTTAATCATCGCTCAAACGAAACAGAGGCAAACGCTGTAGTAGAAGAGATTAAAAAAGCAGGTGGAGAAGCCATTACTGTAAAAGGTGATGTCACAGTTGAATCAGACGTGATAAATCTAATTCAGTCAGCTGTGAAGGAGTTTGGCACATTGGATGTTATGATTAATAATGCAGGTATAGAAAATCCAGTAGCATCACATGAAATGCCGTTAAGTGATTGGAATAAAGTAATCAATACGAATTTAACAGGTGCTTTTTTAGGAAGCCGTGAAGCAATTAAATATTTTGTAGAGCATGATATTAAAGGAACGGTTATTAACATGTCTAGTGTTCACGAGAAAATTCCATGGCCATTGTTTGTGCACTATGCTTCTAGTAAAGGTGGCATTAAGTTAATGACAGAAACATTAGCATTGGAATATGCGCCAAAAGGAATCCGCGTAAACAATATTGGGCCAGGTGCTATTAACACGCCAATTAATGCCGAAAAATTTGCGGATCCAGAAAAACGTGCTGATGTTGAAAGTATGATTCCAATGGGGTATATTGGGAAACCAGAAGAGATTGCCGCTGTTGCAGCGTGGCTTGCTTCCTCACAAGCTAGCTATGTAACTGGGATTACGTTATTTGCTGATGGCGGAATGACTTTATATCCTTCTTTCCAAGCTGGACGTGGATAA
- a CDS encoding RhaT/GlcU family sugar-proton symporter: MDIFLAILPALFWGSIVLFNVKLGGGPYSQTLGTTLGALIFSIGIYIFVKPVLTPVIIGVGIVSGLFWALGQANQLKSIDLMGVSKTMPISTGLQLVSTALFGVIVFHEWSTTKSVILGVLALICIIVGIVLTSLQNQEEKQKEQAGNLKKGIVILLISTLGYLVYVVVIRLFNINGWSALFPQAIGMVLGGILLTIKHKPFNKYAIRNIIPGLIWAAGNMFLFISQPRVGVATSFSLSQMGIVISTLGGIFILGEKKTKRQFIAIIIGIILIIAAGIMLGIAKG, encoded by the coding sequence ATGGATATCTTCTTAGCGATTTTACCGGCTCTATTTTGGGGAAGTATTGTACTGTTTAATGTCAAGCTTGGTGGTGGACCTTATAGCCAAACACTCGGGACAACCTTGGGCGCACTTATTTTCTCCATAGGTATTTATATTTTTGTGAAGCCCGTGTTAACACCTGTAATTATTGGTGTAGGAATTGTATCAGGTTTATTTTGGGCACTGGGACAAGCGAATCAATTGAAAAGCATTGATTTAATGGGAGTTTCAAAAACAATGCCCATTTCAACAGGGCTGCAATTAGTTTCAACTGCTTTATTTGGAGTTATTGTGTTTCATGAATGGTCGACAACAAAGTCTGTTATATTAGGTGTTCTTGCACTTATTTGTATCATTGTTGGAATTGTCCTCACATCACTCCAAAATCAAGAAGAAAAACAGAAAGAACAAGCAGGAAATTTAAAAAAGGGAATTGTGATTTTACTGATTTCAACCCTTGGTTATTTAGTATATGTAGTAGTGATACGCTTATTTAATATAAATGGATGGTCTGCTTTATTCCCACAGGCAATTGGAATGGTATTAGGTGGGATTTTACTAACAATTAAGCATAAGCCATTTAATAAATATGCAATTCGAAACATTATTCCAGGTCTAATCTGGGCGGCTGGAAATATGTTTTTATTTATCTCACAGCCACGCGTAGGTGTAGCAACAAGTTTTTCTCTTTCACAAATGGGAATTGTGATCTCGACTCTAGGTGGAATTTTTATATTAGGTGAGAAAAAAACAAAACGTCAATTTATCGCGATCATAATTGGGATCATTTTGATTATCGCAGCTGGAATTATGTTAGGAATTGCAAAAGGATAA
- a CDS encoding class I SAM-dependent methyltransferase, which yields MDINIYNSLAWNKNVESGNIWTKPVDNRVIEKAKNGEWEIILTPTRPVPKEWFPTLRGLKILCLASGGGQQGPILAAAGAEVTVLDISEKQLEQDKYVAKREHLDIKTVKGSMADLSVFNDESFDFIVHPASNLFIENILPVWKEAYRVLKYGGTLISGFVNPILFIFDVESEEKGLLEVKYSIPYSDLSDLPKERLEEHIAANQALEFGHSLENQIQGQIDAGFLITGFYEDNMGGQSLLDNYINTCIATRAVKLNI from the coding sequence ATGGATATTAATATTTACAATAGTCTAGCTTGGAATAAGAATGTTGAATCTGGTAATATATGGACAAAACCTGTGGATAATAGAGTTATCGAGAAAGCAAAGAATGGTGAATGGGAAATCATTTTAACACCAACACGACCTGTTCCAAAAGAATGGTTTCCTACATTAAGAGGATTAAAGATTTTGTGTTTGGCATCAGGAGGGGGACAACAAGGACCTATACTCGCAGCGGCAGGTGCGGAAGTTACAGTTCTTGATATTTCAGAAAAACAATTAGAACAGGATAAATATGTTGCTAAAAGAGAGCATCTCGATATTAAAACTGTGAAAGGGAGTATGGCAGACCTTTCAGTATTCAACGATGAAAGTTTCGATTTTATTGTGCATCCTGCGTCAAATTTGTTTATTGAAAATATTTTACCTGTGTGGAAAGAGGCTTACCGAGTTTTGAAGTATGGAGGAACCCTTATCTCAGGATTTGTAAATCCTATTTTGTTTATTTTTGATGTTGAATCAGAGGAAAAAGGGTTGTTAGAGGTTAAATATTCTATTCCATATTCAGACTTGTCGGATCTTCCAAAAGAACGTTTAGAGGAACATATAGCAGCTAATCAGGCTTTAGAATTTGGTCATAGCCTTGAAAATCAAATTCAAGGGCAAATTGATGCTGGTTTTCTGATTACTGGATTCTATGAAGATAATATGGGGGGACAAAGTTTGCTGGACAATTATATTAACACCTGTATTGCTACAAGAGCAGTGAAATTGAATATATAG